Proteins from one Paenibacillus amylolyticus genomic window:
- a CDS encoding glycosyltransferase family 2 protein, which produces MTLTSIIIPTYNGLDLIRPCIEAIRQYSGDPASYEIIVADNGSTDGTAEYCALERIRFVRFPDNRGFPAACNAGLRAACGDELLLLNNDVTVTSCWLENLRTALYSDASIGITGPVTNYASGIQQVELAFRNMEHFQELAYSNNVADSSRWREVRRIVGLCMLIKRDVVESVGLLDEAYSPGHYEDDDYCYRARLQGYRLLVCGDVLVHHQGSASFQKTDPVAWKQLLERNRSIFMNKWHVDPLEYMDISDEGGNVE; this is translated from the coding sequence ATGACACTGACGAGTATCATTATCCCAACGTACAACGGCCTGGATCTGATCAGGCCCTGCATTGAGGCCATACGCCAATACTCGGGCGATCCTGCGTCCTATGAAATTATCGTTGCAGATAATGGTTCGACGGATGGAACGGCTGAATATTGCGCACTGGAGCGAATTCGATTTGTCAGGTTCCCGGACAATCGGGGGTTTCCGGCAGCGTGTAACGCTGGACTTCGTGCCGCTTGCGGGGATGAACTGCTGCTGTTGAACAATGATGTTACGGTTACGTCCTGTTGGCTGGAGAACCTGCGAACGGCTCTGTACAGCGACGCAAGTATCGGCATCACGGGTCCTGTAACGAATTATGCAAGCGGCATCCAGCAGGTTGAACTGGCGTTTCGGAACATGGAACATTTTCAGGAGCTGGCCTATTCCAATAATGTTGCGGATTCTTCACGGTGGAGGGAAGTACGCCGCATCGTCGGTCTGTGCATGCTGATAAAACGAGATGTGGTGGAATCGGTTGGTCTGCTTGACGAGGCGTATTCTCCGGGACACTATGAGGATGACGATTATTGTTATAGAGCAAGATTGCAGGGATATCGCTTGCTGGTATGTGGCGATGTTCTGGTGCATCATCAGGGAAGTGCAAGCTTCCAGAAGACCGATCCGGTAGCATGGAAACAGCTGCTTGAGCGTAATCGTTCGATTTTCATGAACAAATGGCATGTCGATCCGCTTGAATATATGGACATATCCGATGAAGGAGGGAACGTGGAATGA
- a CDS encoding sugar phosphate nucleotidyltransferase, producing the protein MKGVILAGGTGTRLYPLTRLINKHLLPVGKHPMIMYGIDRLRQAGIDELLIVINKHSAGLYTEYLGGGADHGVKLTYRIQEKAGGIAEALDLATSFILPGERFVVLLGDNLFSDDLKPYVDRYMQQPAGTARVLLKEVDDARRYGVPVFDPKHPERISYIEEKPSQPKTSYCVTGIYMYDDHVFNLIRNIAPSARGELEITDVNNHYASAGGLEYDILQKYWSDAGTFDSLQEAAVRMKGQLP; encoded by the coding sequence ATGAAAGGTGTAATTCTTGCCGGCGGAACAGGAACTAGACTGTATCCGCTGACCCGGCTCATTAATAAACATCTGCTTCCAGTCGGTAAACATCCGATGATTATGTATGGCATCGACAGGCTCCGCCAGGCAGGCATTGATGAACTATTGATTGTGATCAACAAACATTCCGCCGGGCTATATACAGAGTATCTTGGTGGCGGAGCGGATCATGGGGTCAAGTTGACGTATCGCATTCAGGAAAAGGCAGGCGGGATTGCGGAAGCATTGGATCTGGCAACCTCCTTTATCCTTCCTGGCGAAAGATTTGTTGTACTTCTCGGGGATAATCTCTTCAGCGACGATCTGAAGCCTTATGTGGACCGCTACATGCAGCAACCTGCGGGTACAGCGCGAGTGCTGCTCAAAGAGGTGGATGATGCACGACGTTACGGGGTGCCGGTCTTTGATCCCAAGCATCCAGAACGAATCTCGTACATTGAGGAGAAGCCAAGCCAGCCGAAAACCTCTTATTGTGTGACGGGGATATACATGTATGATGATCATGTATTTAACCTGATTCGCAACATCGCACCGTCTGCGCGCGGAGAACTGGAAATTACGGATGTGAATAATCACTACGCGTCTGCTGGCGGACTGGAATACGACATTTTGCAGAAATACTGGAGTGATGCAGGTACATTTGATTCGCTCCAGGAAGCAGCTGTCCGCATGAAAGGACAATTGCCCTAA
- a CDS encoding GT-D fold domain-containing glycosyltransferase encodes MAGHIVAALDAQRPLSVVRLGDGELLTLAADTVLPGQEVQELAPFLPYAGVPCSTPDIRAMLAEAIQAADWVGVPISRAPTFQGLLFPVLRHFGIDWSRLKLTSSTINYSLHQSGLLLPVLQRRRVLLIGSQAAELGALLHNRGIHVTGIIGSVAGVMDIPRVMQLTAEHAFDIALVAAGIPAVILCRRIAGELGKVALDFGHLADKLVTGELQL; translated from the coding sequence ATGGCTGGACACATCGTGGCGGCGCTGGATGCGCAGCGCCCCTTGTCTGTCGTTCGCCTCGGAGATGGCGAACTGCTCACCCTGGCAGCCGATACGGTGCTGCCCGGCCAGGAAGTGCAGGAGCTGGCACCGTTTCTGCCCTATGCAGGGGTGCCATGCTCAACGCCAGACATCCGCGCGATGCTTGCGGAAGCGATACAGGCCGCCGACTGGGTTGGCGTCCCGATCTCGCGTGCGCCTACATTTCAGGGGTTGCTCTTCCCTGTATTGCGCCACTTCGGGATCGACTGGTCCCGGCTGAAGTTGACCAGCTCCACGATCAATTACAGTCTGCACCAGTCCGGGTTATTGCTGCCGGTGCTGCAAAGACGGCGGGTTCTGCTTATCGGCAGTCAGGCTGCCGAGCTTGGGGCGCTGCTGCATAACCGGGGGATTCATGTCACAGGCATCATTGGTTCTGTGGCGGGAGTGATGGACATTCCGAGAGTGATGCAGCTCACCGCAGAACATGCCTTCGATATCGCATTGGTGGCAGCGGGGATTCCGGCGGTCATTCTGTGTCGGCGAATCGCAGGTGAACTCGGCAAGGTCGCTCTCGATTTTGGACATTTGGCTGACAAACTGGTAACAGGAGAGCTTCAACTCTAG
- a CDS encoding glycosyltransferase family 2 protein: MSTPDQQRGKVSHGRSNKVNTRNVIRRNDHSQHKITPNISPRSDNSRSENNRNGRISSEKNAATHTTQRNFARPAVAVLHAAGRRSTRKSRRKGKSSRTARARLYKQGYHRGYDEGVRQGQNSFGLVFEGVSIIIPTYNQREYVLQCVSSIEKHTPAPFEIIVVDNASKDGTAKAMLRKGGMVRVAALDQNRGFAGGVNHGLMMARGRHIVVLNNDTLVTPGWLDNMMACLASDPKIGVVGPVTNYIGGDQQIEVPYRELEEMWPFAATHNRPNADKHRITDRLVGFCWLFSRELLERVGYLDEGYAVGNYEDDDWIIRVKLAGYQLAVAGDAFIHHFGSVSMKALGEQDFAVVNKDNEQFYNQKWGDPHALVASTSLLASKQTSDTSSGQPEDIDKSLIDPRQLISTQGSGDPALQFRYSSEFYPEGSFVSDANGNVYALTGGRRRKLNIPVPRGISPVQVAKPDLLSIPAGDALILAGEVRGWPMEAHQVQNNGGQGSPNAWAEGSIVATVDAPEIRYQISGGKRRRFVSVYAAERWGVHSGHILSVSADQLNSMEEGWPIIAPPQLLNPDL, translated from the coding sequence ATGAGCACACCCGATCAACAGCGCGGGAAAGTAAGTCATGGCCGCAGTAACAAGGTGAATACTCGAAACGTCATCCGTCGAAATGATCACAGTCAGCACAAGATCACCCCAAATATCAGCCCTCGTAGTGACAACAGCCGCAGTGAAAATAACCGAAACGGCCGCATAAGCAGTGAAAAAAATGCTGCTACCCATACCACACAGCGTAATTTCGCAAGACCTGCCGTGGCAGTCTTGCATGCGGCAGGTCGTCGCTCAACGCGGAAATCCAGACGTAAAGGGAAAAGCAGCCGCACTGCCAGAGCCAGGCTCTACAAACAGGGGTATCACAGAGGTTATGACGAAGGTGTGCGACAAGGACAGAATTCGTTTGGGCTTGTATTTGAAGGGGTCAGCATCATTATTCCCACGTACAATCAGCGGGAGTATGTGCTGCAATGTGTGTCCAGTATCGAAAAGCATACACCTGCTCCATTCGAAATCATTGTCGTGGATAATGCCTCCAAGGATGGAACTGCCAAGGCCATGCTCCGCAAAGGCGGTATGGTGAGAGTGGCTGCCCTGGATCAGAATCGGGGGTTTGCCGGAGGAGTCAATCATGGACTGATGATGGCGAGAGGAAGACATATCGTCGTACTGAACAACGATACACTGGTTACCCCGGGGTGGCTGGATAACATGATGGCTTGTCTTGCGAGTGATCCGAAGATTGGTGTGGTGGGTCCGGTGACCAACTATATTGGCGGGGATCAGCAGATTGAGGTTCCGTATCGTGAGTTAGAAGAGATGTGGCCTTTTGCCGCCACACATAATCGTCCGAATGCAGACAAACATCGAATCACCGATCGCCTGGTTGGATTCTGCTGGCTATTCTCGCGGGAACTGCTGGAACGCGTAGGTTATCTGGACGAAGGGTACGCGGTGGGCAATTATGAAGATGATGACTGGATCATCCGGGTGAAGCTGGCTGGATACCAGCTTGCGGTAGCCGGGGATGCCTTCATCCATCACTTCGGAAGTGTCAGCATGAAAGCGTTGGGGGAGCAGGATTTTGCAGTAGTGAACAAGGATAACGAGCAGTTTTATAATCAAAAGTGGGGCGATCCCCATGCACTGGTTGCCTCAACCTCCCTTTTGGCAAGCAAGCAAACCTCTGACACCTCATCCGGCCAACCAGAGGATATAGACAAGAGCTTAATCGATCCGCGTCAGCTAATCTCAACGCAGGGTAGCGGAGATCCAGCATTACAGTTCAGATACAGCAGTGAATTCTACCCGGAAGGCTCGTTCGTGTCCGATGCCAATGGTAATGTATATGCGTTAACTGGCGGTCGGCGGCGTAAACTGAACATCCCTGTACCGCGGGGAATATCGCCTGTTCAGGTAGCCAAACCCGATCTGCTGTCCATTCCTGCCGGAGACGCACTGATATTAGCAGGGGAAGTGCGCGGCTGGCCGATGGAGGCACATCAGGTGCAGAACAATGGGGGCCAAGGCTCTCCCAATGCCTGGGCAGAAGGAAGTATTGTTGCCACAGTGGATGCACCCGAGATTCGATATCAGATCAGCGGAGGCAAGCGGAGACGATTTGTATCGGTCTATGCCGCAGAACGTTGGGGTGTACATTCCGGGCATATTCTCAGTGTGTCTGCGGACCAACTGAATTCGATGGAAGAAGGCTGGCCGATTATCGCCCCGCCACAGCTCTTGAACCCAGATCTGTAA
- a CDS encoding glutaredoxin family protein — translation MSSSTKKVVLWSKTGCHFCGEVKAFLTERNQPFENIEVQGNDVLRDVLEAKYGIRHVPVIEVGGDGKFEALLEPDLEKLAELLAQPDEAAAV, via the coding sequence ATGTCATCATCTACCAAAAAAGTCGTGCTGTGGAGCAAAACAGGCTGTCATTTCTGCGGGGAAGTGAAGGCATTTCTGACAGAGCGAAACCAGCCTTTCGAGAACATTGAGGTGCAGGGTAATGACGTGCTCCGAGATGTGCTTGAAGCAAAATATGGCATTCGGCATGTACCCGTTATTGAAGTGGGAGGGGACGGCAAGTTTGAAGCCTTGCTGGAACCTGATCTGGAGAAGCTGGCTGAACTTCTGGCACAACCGGACGAAGCAGCAGCAGTCTGA
- a CDS encoding LLM class flavin-dependent oxidoreductase, protein MTAKRSLKFGAIVHGVGGSNTTWRHPEVQADASVSFEFYKRQTLKAEEGKFDLVFIADGLYITEKSIPHFLNRFEPISILSALAAVTSRIGLVGTLSTSYSDPFTVARQFGSLDQISDGRAGWNVVTSPLEGTAKNYSKSNHPSHPERYRIATEYLQVTKGLWDSWEDDAFVRDKESGVFFDPSKLHTLNHEGEFFSVQGPLNIARSRQGQPVIFQAGSSEDGKNLAAQEADAVFTGHDTIEDAQAFYKDVKTRAASYGRSSQDIVILPGINPIVGRTAEEAERKYQEIASLVTIDKALDYLGRFFEHHDFSQYPLDEPFPELNGIGSNSFRSGTDKIKKDAKEQGLTLREVALRAATPRSKFLGTPEQVADKIQEWFETEAADGFIIASELPSGLSDFVELVVPILQERGLYRTEYEHDTLRGNLGVKIPVNRYTAAREQVVSDLA, encoded by the coding sequence ATGACAGCGAAACGCAGTTTGAAATTTGGAGCAATTGTACACGGCGTCGGAGGCAGCAATACGACATGGAGACACCCGGAAGTTCAGGCAGATGCCAGCGTTAGCTTTGAGTTCTACAAGCGTCAGACGCTGAAAGCGGAGGAAGGCAAGTTCGATCTTGTATTTATCGCAGACGGCCTGTATATTACCGAGAAATCCATTCCTCATTTCCTGAATCGCTTCGAACCGATCAGTATCCTGTCTGCCTTGGCAGCCGTTACTTCACGGATTGGACTGGTGGGTACCTTATCGACATCCTATAGTGATCCGTTCACCGTAGCCAGACAGTTCGGTTCCCTTGATCAGATCAGCGATGGCCGTGCAGGCTGGAACGTTGTGACCTCCCCGTTGGAAGGTACGGCGAAGAACTACAGCAAGAGTAACCACCCTTCGCACCCGGAACGTTACCGCATTGCTACGGAATATCTGCAGGTAACCAAAGGATTATGGGACTCGTGGGAAGATGATGCCTTTGTAAGAGACAAAGAGAGCGGTGTATTCTTCGACCCATCCAAGCTGCATACCCTTAACCATGAAGGAGAATTCTTCTCCGTACAGGGTCCGCTCAACATTGCCCGTTCACGGCAAGGGCAGCCGGTAATTTTCCAGGCTGGTTCTTCGGAAGATGGCAAAAACCTGGCTGCGCAAGAAGCGGATGCTGTTTTTACCGGACACGATACAATTGAAGATGCACAGGCATTCTATAAAGATGTCAAAACACGGGCAGCCTCCTATGGACGTTCTTCGCAGGATATTGTCATTCTGCCAGGCATCAATCCTATTGTTGGACGGACAGCGGAAGAAGCTGAACGGAAATATCAGGAAATTGCAAGCTTGGTCACGATAGACAAAGCATTGGATTACCTGGGACGTTTCTTCGAACATCATGATTTCTCCCAATATCCATTGGATGAGCCTTTCCCGGAGCTGAACGGAATTGGAAGCAACAGTTTCCGCAGCGGCACGGACAAGATCAAGAAGGATGCCAAGGAGCAAGGATTGACCTTGCGTGAAGTGGCTCTGCGGGCAGCAACACCACGCAGCAAATTCCTGGGTACACCGGAACAGGTTGCTGACAAAATTCAGGAATGGTTTGAGACGGAAGCGGCAGATGGCTTCATTATTGCTTCCGAGCTGCCAAGTGGATTGTCTGATTTCGTAGAACTGGTAGTTCCAATTCTGCAAGAGCGCGGCCTTTATCGTACGGAGTATGAGCACGATACATTGCGGGGAAATCTTGGGGTGAAAATTCCGGTTAACCGTTATACGGCTGCCAGGGAGCAAGTAGTATCTGATCTGGCATAA
- a CDS encoding ABC transporter permease: MVQTILSRLATSLLVIFGASVLVYCIMYLLPGDPVLLMLDPSSATPEMIENLRVQLGLDQPFYIQFANYFGDMLRGDFGKSMINSDPVLPKILEHFPATLALTALSSIIAITIGITLGVLSAIHRNGVIDFVARLVGLFGISMPTFWTGILLILLFSVQLGWFPAMGSDGFSSLVLPAATLGLVGAGFIVRMVRNSMLEVINEPFIVALRAKGLSERAIMYGHALRNALIPAVTVIGMLIGDLLAGTVVVETVFSRQGIGRIIADALMAKDLPVVQGVVFFTSIIYVVLNLLVDISYSYIDPRVRRAVRT, from the coding sequence ATGGTTCAAACGATACTGTCGAGACTTGCAACATCGCTTCTGGTTATATTCGGAGCTTCGGTGCTGGTGTACTGCATCATGTATCTCCTGCCGGGTGATCCGGTTCTGCTCATGCTGGACCCATCCTCGGCTACCCCGGAGATGATCGAGAATCTGCGGGTGCAGCTTGGATTGGATCAGCCGTTTTACATCCAGTTTGCGAATTATTTCGGTGATATGCTGCGTGGGGATTTTGGCAAATCCATGATCAATTCGGATCCGGTTTTGCCCAAAATACTGGAACATTTCCCAGCCACACTGGCTTTGACTGCACTCAGCTCCATCATTGCCATTACGATTGGAATTACACTTGGCGTATTGTCTGCAATTCACCGCAATGGCGTGATTGATTTTGTCGCCAGGCTCGTTGGATTATTCGGTATCTCCATGCCAACCTTCTGGACGGGAATCCTGCTCATCCTGTTATTCTCGGTACAGCTCGGCTGGTTCCCGGCGATGGGGTCTGACGGATTCAGCTCACTGGTTCTTCCGGCAGCCACACTGGGTCTCGTGGGTGCAGGATTTATCGTACGAATGGTGCGGAACAGTATGCTGGAAGTCATCAACGAACCGTTTATCGTGGCCTTGCGGGCCAAAGGACTTTCGGAACGAGCCATCATGTATGGTCATGCTCTGCGTAACGCGCTTATCCCGGCGGTAACCGTAATCGGTATGCTGATTGGTGATCTGCTGGCGGGAACGGTTGTGGTGGAGACGGTCTTCTCCAGACAAGGAATCGGCCGGATCATTGCGGATGCGCTAATGGCCAAGGATCTGCCCGTGGTACAAGGCGTTGTTTTCTTTACATCCATTATCTATGTGGTCCTGAACTTGTTGGTGGACATCTCGTATTCGTACATTGATCCCCGGGTTCGGCGTGCAGTCCGAACATGA
- the ssuE gene encoding NADPH-dependent FMN reductase: MSHVVIIAGSPSKRSRLTGLTDYSTQKLTEAGVTVEVIHVADLPAEDLVQARFDSSFIRDALAVVEAADAVIVATPVYKASYSGVLKLFLDLIPQEGLRGKLSLPLVIGGSIAHLLAIDYALKPVLAALGGRHILGGVYAVDQGIERLDDGQFVLSADVTTRLERSLDELILTLEKDGITIS, translated from the coding sequence ATGTCACATGTTGTCATTATTGCCGGATCACCTTCCAAACGTTCGCGTTTGACAGGTCTGACAGATTACAGTACTCAGAAATTAACGGAAGCAGGCGTTACCGTTGAAGTTATTCACGTTGCCGATCTGCCTGCCGAAGATCTGGTGCAAGCCCGATTCGACAGTTCATTCATTCGTGATGCACTGGCTGTCGTGGAAGCCGCAGATGCAGTCATTGTAGCTACACCCGTATACAAGGCATCGTACTCGGGAGTACTCAAGCTGTTCCTGGACCTGATTCCGCAAGAAGGGCTACGGGGTAAGTTGTCACTTCCACTCGTTATCGGTGGCTCCATTGCGCATCTGCTCGCGATTGACTATGCATTGAAGCCTGTACTGGCAGCCCTTGGTGGAAGACATATCCTGGGTGGTGTATATGCTGTGGATCAAGGAATCGAACGACTGGATGATGGACAATTCGTACTTTCAGCGGATGTTACTACACGTCTGGAACGCTCGCTGGACGAATTGATATTGACACTGGAAAAGGATGGCATTACGATATCATAA
- a CDS encoding LysR family transcriptional regulator — MNIENIEAFVYINHYGSFNKAAEVLFLSQPSVTARIQSLERELGCKLFDRLGKQIVLTEEGRKFLPYAQQVLQVIQKGKQKIQQRKTTPDALRLGSTVSVSNYVIPDFLPKIKEAYPEINIKLTTATTDQLIAKLLGQEIDLAFVRKVMHPAIRTVAFYEDPIQLYVYKGHPFIESGHVSMEAIRHEQLVFFECGSLDWLRIHRAFDSLEHPPNITYHVDNSETAKKLVMQGAGIAFLPGLTVKKEVQNQELFPIQVHEVAGVSLQISVVTLKEEYSPLAEPFGELLRQL, encoded by the coding sequence ATGAATATCGAGAATATTGAAGCATTTGTATATATCAATCATTATGGAAGCTTCAATAAGGCTGCCGAAGTACTCTTCTTGTCCCAACCTTCGGTCACAGCTCGCATTCAGTCACTGGAAAGGGAGCTGGGCTGCAAGTTGTTTGATCGGCTTGGCAAGCAAATCGTCCTGACAGAAGAAGGTCGGAAATTCCTGCCGTATGCGCAGCAAGTGCTGCAAGTCATTCAGAAGGGCAAGCAGAAGATTCAGCAGCGCAAGACTACACCGGATGCGCTTCGGCTGGGGAGTACAGTATCGGTATCGAATTATGTCATTCCCGATTTTCTGCCCAAGATCAAAGAAGCTTACCCCGAGATTAATATCAAACTGACGACAGCAACGACGGATCAGCTGATTGCCAAATTGCTTGGTCAGGAGATCGATCTTGCTTTTGTACGCAAGGTCATGCATCCTGCGATCCGTACGGTTGCTTTTTATGAAGATCCAATTCAGCTCTACGTATACAAGGGACATCCATTCATTGAGAGCGGGCATGTCAGCATGGAAGCGATCCGGCATGAGCAACTGGTCTTTTTCGAATGTGGTTCACTGGACTGGCTCCGCATTCACCGGGCTTTCGACTCGCTGGAACATCCGCCGAATATTACATATCATGTCGATAATTCGGAGACAGCGAAGAAACTGGTTATGCAAGGGGCAGGCATTGCCTTTCTCCCGGGGCTCACGGTGAAGAAGGAAGTGCAGAATCAGGAGTTATTCCCCATTCAGGTACATGAGGTGGCAGGTGTATCGTTGCAGATCAGCGTTGTCACGTTAAAGGAAGAATACTCGCCATTGGCAGAGCCCTTCGGGGAACTGCTGCGACAATTATAG
- a CDS encoding LLM class flavin-dependent oxidoreductase, with protein sequence MSIRVGILDQTPIYEGETAVDAFRHTIELAQRAEQLGFHRFWVSEHHDSGNVAGSSPEVLISHLLAHTKRIRLGSGGVMLQHYSPYKVAENFNILAALGPGRVDLGIGRAPGGLPRSTQALQEGIQGAASLQEKIVQVKRYIHSEPHADSAHPLAGLTASPVSDIPAELYVLGASVDSAGMAAELGLPYVFSLFINSNIEVALEAIRVYREQFDRSQGGEPYAALAISLIVAESEEEAEGLASEHKLVRIHMESGKVLTVGSVEQAEEFGRQSNEKYRLEILEPSVTRGTKETVGQALLKFQQDFAVEEFIVTTATRDFAKRIRSFELLREILAEQGLSEFALESKEQEAAIG encoded by the coding sequence ATGAGTATTCGTGTGGGCATTTTGGATCAGACCCCAATCTATGAAGGGGAAACGGCGGTGGATGCTTTTCGGCATACGATTGAGCTGGCACAGCGGGCAGAGCAGCTTGGATTCCATCGGTTCTGGGTATCGGAGCACCATGATTCCGGGAATGTTGCAGGTTCCTCCCCGGAGGTACTCATCTCCCACTTGCTTGCACATACGAAGCGCATTCGTCTGGGGTCTGGCGGAGTGATGCTCCAGCATTACAGTCCGTACAAAGTTGCCGAGAATTTCAATATCCTCGCAGCACTCGGACCAGGAAGGGTTGACCTGGGAATTGGTCGTGCACCAGGTGGATTACCGCGTTCAACACAGGCGCTACAGGAAGGTATTCAGGGTGCGGCCTCTCTTCAAGAGAAAATTGTTCAGGTGAAGCGATACATCCATAGTGAACCACATGCAGATTCAGCTCATCCACTTGCCGGGCTCACTGCTTCGCCTGTGTCCGACATTCCAGCGGAGTTGTACGTGCTTGGAGCCAGTGTTGATAGTGCGGGTATGGCTGCGGAACTGGGACTTCCATATGTCTTTTCACTATTCATTAACAGTAATATCGAGGTAGCGCTTGAGGCCATCCGTGTATATCGTGAACAATTCGATCGTTCCCAAGGAGGGGAGCCCTACGCTGCACTGGCGATATCCCTGATTGTGGCTGAGAGTGAGGAAGAAGCGGAAGGGCTTGCGAGTGAACATAAGCTGGTGAGAATTCACATGGAGAGCGGCAAGGTGTTGACGGTCGGTTCTGTGGAACAGGCGGAAGAATTCGGACGTCAATCCAACGAAAAGTACCGACTTGAAATTCTTGAACCAAGCGTGACCCGGGGCACGAAAGAAACCGTAGGTCAGGCACTGCTGAAGTTCCAGCAGGATTTTGCAGTGGAAGAGTTCATTGTGACTACAGCGACACGGGACTTTGCCAAGCGAATTCGTTCCTTCGAGTTGCTGCGTGAAATTCTGGCAGAGCAGGGATTGAGCGAATTTGCACTGGAATCCAAGGAACAGGAAGCAGCAATCGGATAG